The genome window TCACGAGGCAATGCTGGGTCAAATGGAGCAACAAGTGCATTTTACGAGAATGAATCAGTGAAACAAAACTTCGAAGAAAGGATGGATTACTTGTTGGTGAATAGTATTGGATCACAAGCTGTGGTTACCGTTCCTTCTGGAGTGAAATATGAAGGTATTTTGGCGGCATGTAATCctcattcttcttcaaatggaATTGATGTTGTATTGAAATATCCTAAGGTATTTGACAAGGGCCTAAGTTCATCAGGTATTAGTGCTTTGTCTGCAGAATTGAGTGACACGTTGACGATTAAGGCTGATGATGTTTCCGAGATTGAATTACGGGATATCACTTTTAATTCAGATGAAAAAGCGGAGCATGAGACAAAGTCAAAACCGGAAGCTAACATTAATAAGGCTAAGGAGGCGGACAGTACTGCCACTGCTACTGCTGTTCCAAAGGAAACTGATaaacaaccaaagaaggagTTCAAAACCGATACTGCGATATCTGGTGCTTCAAAAGAACTGAAGGAGCGTGAATTGCAAAAATGGAGTCCTGATGATGAAACAGCTTTCCCCTTGAACAATACTTCtcttgaagatgacgacgGAACATGGGATCAATTTGCCGttaatgaaaagaagtttgGTATTAAGCCAACTTTTGATGAACATTTCTATACTACAAGAATTAACAAGGATGACCCTGAGTATcagaagaaattaaaggaAGCAGAAAAAATTGCTAAGGAGATTGAATCGCAAGGTGCTAGTGGAAACATTCATATCGATGAAGATCGTAACGTCGTTACCTATGATGATTCTGGTTTAGATGAGGAAGATAAATACTCTGGTGTTGATCGTAGAGGTGATGAATTACTTGCTCAGTTGAAGCTAAACTCTAAACCAGAAGCTAAACCAGTTAAGTACGTTCCACCTTCTTTGAGAAGTCAACCACATCATGCAGACCCTGCTATTTTGTCAACCACGGGAAAGACGAACACAGGAAAGTCCACTAAATCGTCTAGAACTGAGATTGCTGACTTGAAGAGCTTTTCAGAGAAGTTCAAAATTCCTTACGATATGCCGGAGGAAGTCaagaatattttgaagaaaaaagagcCTGTCTCTAAGGAAAAAGACGCTTCTCAGAAACCTCAACCGGAATCTCAAAAGCCTGCAGCAAATAAATCTCAGTCATCATCACCACCGCCATCTACGAACTCTAATATATCTACCGTTACATCTAGTCCTTCTCCTGTTCAATCCCAAAAGGGTACAAGCTCTTTGAAAGCAAATCCCTCATTGCCACCAAAACCATCTTCTCAACCACCAAGTACTCCAACTCTATCCAGTGCTAGTGGTAATAAGAGCTCTAATAGATCATCAAAGTCCGGTACACCGGCTTTGGCAAAGATTGAAATGAGAAGAGGTTCGCATAATAAATTTAGCAACGGCGGAAAGACCCCTCTTTCATCTCCATCTATTTCGAGGGCAGAGACCTTTAGCAGAAGACGCCAACGtaatttctttgaagatgGTAAACCTAAatgtttgaagaaagactTCTCTAGGAACTTCAAtatgtttttgaagtcTAAAGAGACGTATGATGCTAAGGTCAAGGCTTcggagaagaaaaatattgaacaatttTTCATAGAGAAACCATACTTTACCTCGCCAACATGGATTAGTACAGTTGATCAGTCTTACAAGACTCTGTTCCCTGATGAGCGTACTGCAATTCAAAGAACACAAATGAGATTACAACAACGTAGTATCAATATGATGGCGCAAGGTATGGGTGGGGGTCCAGGAGTTATCCCTATGGTAATGCCTGTTGGGGTCCCACCTGGGGCTCCTCCTTTCATGGGCGGTCATCCTAGTGCTGCAGGTGGTTCTCACGGTATGTTTATGTCCTTCCAACCACAACCAATGTTTTATCCTCCAATGGGAGGTCAGATGATGCCAATGATGAACGCTAGAAATGATACTAGAGGTGGATCA of Kluyveromyces marxianus DMKU3-1042 DNA, complete genome, chromosome 3 contains these proteins:
- the PBP1 gene encoding Pbp1p — protein: MRGSSKKSSASGNPGNSGNSRGNAGSNGATSAFYENESVKQNFEERMDYLLVNSIGSQAVVTVPSGVKYEGILAACNPHSSSNGIDVVLKYPKVFDKGLSSSGISALSAELSDTLTIKADDVSEIELRDITFNSDEKAEHETKSKPEANINKAKEADSTATATAVPKETDKQPKKEFKTDTAISGASKELKERELQKWSPDDETAFPLNNTSLEDDDGTWDQFAVNEKKFGIKPTFDEHFYTTRINKDDPEYQKKLKEAEKIAKEIESQGASGNIHIDEDRNVVTYDDSGLDEEDKYSGVDRRGDELLAQLKLNSKPEAKPVKYVPPSLRSQPHHADPAILSTTGKTNTGKSTKSSRTEIADLKSFSEKFKIPYDMPEEVKNILKKKEPVSKEKDASQKPQPESQKPAANKSQSSSPPPSTNSNISTVTSSPSPVQSQKGTSSLKANPSLPPKPSSQPPSTPTLSSASGNKSSNRSSKSGTPALAKIEMRRGSHNKFSNGGKTPLSSPSISRAETFSRRRQRNFFEDGKPKCLKKDFSRNFNMFLKSKETYDAKVKASEKKNIEQFFIEKPYFTSPTWISTVDQSYKTLFPDERTAIQRTQMRLQQRSINMMAQGMGGGPGVIPMVMPVGVPPGAPPFMGGHPSAAGGSHGMFMSFQPQPMFYPPMGGQMMPMMNARNDTRGGSGSNSQSSSPPATPAFMNGVPMNVPYGYPMRYQAMGAPPPQQHQQKQFHQNHGRNYRQHNDSR